CGCGTACCTGCACTGACAGACGCAGCGCTCGCTCACAAGCGGCCCTCCGCCGTGCCCTGATCGAGCTTATTGAACAAGAAGGTCTCGATGCCATTACGGTGGGGGACATCTGTCTGCGCGCCGACTTAACGCGTGGCACGTTCTACAACCACTTTAAAGACAAAGAAGCGCTCCTGAGTGCCCTTGAATTCGAAGTCATCGCTGATTTGGAACATTTACAGGCGCGCTTAGCGGATATGAATGTTACTGCATTAGCTTGGTACGTGGCACGCAAGAAGCCGCTACCGTTTCTTGTGGAGCTGTTCGATTATCTGCGCTTACAAGGCGATTTTCTTCATGCGGTGCTCGGGCCGGGCGGCGATGCGAGTTTTGGCGCTCGCCTGCGTGATTCCGTGTGCACCTGCTTAATCGAGTCGATCTTACACGAACAGTATCGCACCAATCCCACGCCATTTGTGGGCTATTACGTGGCGTTTTTTGCCAGTGCCTATCTTGGTGTTATTAATCGCTGGATCGAAACGGGCATGAAGGAAAACTCCGAAGAGATGGCGCTTATTGCACAGCGACTCCTCTTTATTAAGCCAGGCGAATCTATCTCGTTGTAAGACGTATCAAGAAGCCACTTTTTACCGGCCATCAGCGCCTGCAATACGGGAGAAGAAGAGAAGGAATCCCATGGAAGCAACCGAGAAAACTACTTTGTCAGTACAGGAAAATGTTCCTGAACAGGCTGTCGCATCAGTGCAGGAAAGTGCTCCTGCCCAATCACCCACAGCAGTACAGGATACCCCGTCTATTCAAGAAGGGACAGCAGTACAGGATACCCAACCTGCCCAAGAGGACGCGACAGCGCAGCACATCCCATCTGCCCAAGAGGCTGCGTCAACCCAAAAAGCTATAACGGGTAACTTGCACATTGGTATTGATGTAGGTTCAACAACCGTTAAGCTTGCCATCCTTGATGATGAAAATCAGGTGCGCTATTCCAT
This genomic interval from Cryptobacterium curtum DSM 15641 contains the following:
- a CDS encoding TetR/AcrR family transcriptional regulator codes for the protein MPLTVEKPVAVVAEKPVAILESNPTTTARTCTDRRSARSQAALRRALIELIEQEGLDAITVGDICLRADLTRGTFYNHFKDKEALLSALEFEVIADLEHLQARLADMNVTALAWYVARKKPLPFLVELFDYLRLQGDFLHAVLGPGGDASFGARLRDSVCTCLIESILHEQYRTNPTPFVGYYVAFFASAYLGVINRWIETGMKENSEEMALIAQRLLFIKPGESISL